TCGGCATGTTGTCACCGATGCGGACCCAGCGCCCCTCCGGCCGCTCCATGCGGTAGATGCCGCAGTGGTTCTGCTGGTACAGCCGGTCCGGCAGCAGGGGATGCAGGCGGATGCAATGCGGATCATGGCCGTATTCCGGATCCTTGACCGGAAGGAAATCGGCGGCGCAGCCGCGGTTCAGCGGCGTCCACGAGCGTCCCATGTCGACGGACTCGAAAACGCCTCCGCTCGAACAGCCCAGGTACAGGTGCGCGGGGTCGCGCGGATCAATGTTGATCGAGTGCAGCTTCGGCCCGTCCGGCGTGCCGTCCTTCTCGCCACCCGTCCACGCCTCGAGCATCGGGTTCCCGTTGAAGCCGGCCACTCCCTCCCAGCTTGCCCCGCCATCCGCGGAACGAAACAGTCCCTGCGGCGAGGAACCGGCGTACCAGACGCCGGGTTCCGAGGCATGCCCAGGCGTCAGCCAGAAGACGTGGTTGACCGTGCGACCCTTGCCGCCGGCCGGCGCCCTGGAAAAGGCGGGCGGCCGCGCGGACTCCTGCCAGGTCCTGCCGCGGTCGGTCGAGCGAAACACCGTCGGTCCGAGATGGCCGGTCTTGCAGGCCATCAGCAGCAGCTTCGGATCGCGCGGATCCTGCACCAGGTGATTGACGATGTGGCCGAGAAAGATTGGC
Above is a genomic segment from Gammaproteobacteria bacterium containing:
- a CDS encoding glycosyl hydrolase, with the protein product MGATRRQALLIATRKGAFILRSDAKRRQWSLSRPIFLGHIVNHLVQDPRDPKLLLMACKTGHLGPTVFRSTDRGRTWQESARPPAFSRAPAGGKGRTVNHVFWLTPGHASEPGVWYAGSSPQGLFRSADGGASWEGVAGFNGNPMLEAWTGGEKDGTPDGPKLHSINIDPRDPAHLYLGCSSGGVFESVDMGRSWTPLNRGCAADFLPVKDPEYGHDPHCIRLHPLLPDRLYQQNHCGIYRMERPEGRWVRIGDNMPKKVGDIGFPIVLHPRDPDTAWVFPMDGTAVWPRTSPDGRPAVYGTRDGGRRWRRLDKGFPQRDAWFTVFRQAMTCDDRPKVGLYLGTTAGEVWGSANEGGSWTCLARHLPEIYALETAAW